TGCATCATCGCAGCACCCCGGTGCAATAACTGCTGCATACTCCTGATCCCCAGCCGCTAAGCTCATTGGCATAGCGGGGCACGAAAGCCCCGGACGATAGAGGCGTGATATGGCTATGGAAAGGGGCTCGTTTGCCGCAAGGCATGATTTCGATGCCTTGCCGCTGAGCGAGAATGTGGACGTCCGCTGCGCACAATTTTCCGAAATTGCCGCGCTTTCGCAGATGGCGCACCGGCTGGTGCCGGGCGTGCGGATCGGGACGGCCGAGCTTGCGCATTACTTCTCGTTCGATCCCGAGAGCATCCTGACCTTCAGCCGGAACGGCGATCTCGTCGGTGGCATGGCTTTCCTGTTTCTCAATGACCGCGGGCACGATGCTCTGCTGCTCGACGAGATCTGCCTCACCGCGCCCGAGACGCACTATCTCGCTTCCGCGAACGAAGAGGTCGCTGCCATCTACATCTGGGCGATCGCGGCGACAGGACGCGGTATCGCCGGTCTCGGCAAGGCTGCAGCGCATCTGCGAAAGCTAAGGTTTCGCAACGCCGATTGCTATGCGCAGCCGTCAACGGTGGCCGGACGCGACATCATGAAGGCGACCGGCTTTGCGCCGGTCCCGAGCTTCCAGCCCGACCTCTGGTGCTACGAGCGGCCCTGGCATCGCCAGCCGCTGCGCATGCCGGGCGCAATCATCCAGGCAAGGAGTTTTGCAGATGCACGGTACTAGGATTCCGCTCGCCAAGCCCAGTTCTCGCGCCATCACCGTCCGCCTTGCGCGTGATCCGAACGATCTCATGCTGGTCACCGCCATTCGCTCGGCGGTCTATCTCGCCGAGCAGGATTGTCCGTTCGAGGAGGAGTTCGACGGCAACGACATGGTCGCGGCGCATTTCATCGGTTTCGTCGGCAACGAGCCCGCAGGCTGCCTGCGCGTGCGCTTCTTCGGCGATTTCGCCAAGGTGGAGCGGCTCGCGGTGCGTCACCAATACCGGCGTTCGCGCGTCTCGTTCAAGCTGGTGCAGGCCAGCGTCGACTACGTGAAGCGCAAGGGCTTTCGCAAGATCTATGGCCAGGCACAGGACCGGCTGGTCGATTTCTGGGCCCATTTCGGCGCCAAGCCGCTTGGCCACAATCGCAAGGTCACCTTCTCGGACTTTTCCTACACGGAAATGCTGCTGGAGATCGAGCCGGGCCCGGACGCGATCACGCTGGACAGCGATCCCTACGTGATCATCCGTCCCGAGGGCGATTGGGACCGGCCGGGCGTGCTCGACGCCTCGGCGGGGCGGGCCGTGACCTCACCGCTGCGGGACCTCGCGCTCGCCGACCGTTGAAACTGGTGCAGTTCTGCGCAAGACAATGCTGGCTTCCATCCATGATGATCCGCCCATCCTGGTCTGCGCGGATCTCCAGGTCGAATATCTGACCCCCGGACGTCGCCACGTCATCCTCGACGGCGACGCCGTCACGTCGCGCTGTCTGGAACTCCTGACATTGTGGCGCGGCAATCTCTGGCCGGTGATGCACCTGAAGCGCATCGCGCAGGCGGCCTGGTTCAATCCGGCATCGAGGCTGACCGATTGGATCGCGGCGACCAAGCCGCGGCCGGGAGAGCTGACTTTCGAGCATCCGCTGCCGTCGGCCTACAGCTCGTCGCGGTTTGTGGACTACATGTCCAATATCCGCACTGTGCGCTGCATTCTGATCGGTTTTTCCCTGGATGAGACCATCCTGGCCACCGTCGCCGAGGGGTTTCACCGCAGTCACCGCTACCAAGTGGTCGCCGACGCGGTGGCTTGCCGGCAGCCCGGTACGGGCGATGCCGCCGCCTATAAGCATGCGGTAGTGAATGTCATCGGGAATTTTGCTACGATCCAGCCCAGCGCCGAACTGCTCGGAACCAGCGGCGCCGTTGCGGTGTAGGCGGCTGCGACCGGTCGATGGGGTGGAGATTGTCGCGGGGAGACGAGCTCAAGGAGCTAGCGAGCGATCTGTCGCGTGCGGCCGTTCGGGCGCGCGGGCTTGGTTTGCCGACCACGGTCTATCTGCTCTCGATGGCGCTGGTGGAGGTGAGAGAAGCCGCTGCCGGTGCTGACGACGGGCATGACGACGACGCGACGTGAGAGCGGCTCCAGTTGCTGCTTGGTCAGGTGCCGCTTCGTAGGTGCCACTTCTTGATGGGCGGATTTGTCACGTGCAGCGTTGTCGCGTGCATCTTTGTGCATCGCTGCCGAGCGCTTGCTGCCGACGAATTGGCGTTGCAAGTTCCGCGCTGTCGCAATAGCCAAGGGACTTGATCATCGGGTGATGACGCCGGCCCTGCCTGCGACGTGACGCTTTCAAGGATCTCTAGCAATGTCCATGCTGCCCAATTCGCAAGAAGCCCGCGATGTGGCTTACCAGCTGCATTCCTACACCAACGCGCGCGCGCATCAGCAGGCCGGTCCGCTGGTGATCGAGCGCGGCGAGGGGCCCTACGTGTTCGACGCGTCGGGCAAGCGCTATTTCGAGGCGATGGCGGGCCTGTGGAGCGTCGGGCTCGGCTTCAACGAGAAGCGGCTGGTCGAGGCTGCGCACAAGCAGATGCTGGCGCTGCCGTTCTACCATACCTTCTCCGCCAAATCGCACGGGCCCTCGATCGACCTTGCCGAGAAGCTGGTCGCGCTCGCGCCGGTGCCGATGAGCAAGGTGTTCTTCACCAATTCCGGCTCGGAAGCCAATGACACCGTCCTCAAGCTGATCGCCTACCGCTCCAATTCGCTCGGCCAGCCGCAGCGCAAGAAGATCATCAGCCGCATGCGCGGCTATCACGGCGTCACAATTGCCTCGGCAAGCCTCACCGGCCTGCCGAACAACCACCGCTCGTTCGACCTGCCGCTGCCGAACATCCTGCACACGGGCTCGCCGCATTTCTACAAGGACGGCGCCCCCGGGGAGAGCGAGGAGGCCTTTGCGACCCGACGGGCCGAGGAACTCGAAGCGCTGATCCAGAAGGAGGGGCCTGAGACGATCGCGGCCTTCTTCGGAGAGCCCGTGATGGGCGCGGGCGGCGTCGTCGTGCCGCCGGCGACCTATTGGGAGAAGATCCAGGCGGTCCTGAAGAAGTACGACATCCTGCTGGTCGCCGACGAGGTGATCTGCGGCTTCGGCCGCACCGGCAAGATGTTCGGCTGCGAGACCTACGGCATCAAGCCGGACGTGATGGTCGTCTCCAAGCAGATCACGTCGAGCTATTTCCCGCTGTCGGCGATCATCATGAACGACCGCATGTTCGAGCCGATCGCGGACGAGAGCAACAGGATCGGCGTGCTCGGTCACGGCTTCACCGCGGGCGGCCATCCGGTCGGCTCGGCGATCGCGCTCGAAAACCTCAAGATCATCGAGGAGCGTGGCCTGGTCGCGCATGCCGCCGAGCTTGGTGCCTACATGCAGGGCAAGCTGCGCGAGCTCACCAGCCATCCGCTGGTCGGCGAGGTCCGCGGCGTCGGCATGATCGCGGCGATCGAGCTCGTGCTCGACAAGGGGCGCAAGACCGCCGCAGCGACACCCGGTGCGGTCGGCGGCATGGCCAGCCGCATGCTCCAGGAACGCGGCGTGATCTCGCGCAACATGCTGGACGCCATCGCCATCTGCCCGCCGCTGATCGTCACCAAGGCCCAGATCGACGAGCTCGTCGCGGCGATCTCGGGCGTGCTGAATGACATGAAGGCGGAAGTCGCCAAGCTGACGCCGGCGTAGGATCTCGCTTTCTCCTCGTCGTTGCGAGGAGCAAAGCGACGAAGCAATCCAGACTGCCTCCTCGCAAAGACTCTGGATTGCTTCGCTGCGCTCGCAATGACGATGTGGAGGTCGCGAGCTCCAACCCATTCCCGTCACCCTGAGGTGCTCGCCTCTTCAGCGAGCCTCGAAGGGCGACGGCCCGGCTGGCGCAGCGGTGCGCCCATCCTTCGAGGCTCCCCATGAGACGCTTCGCGTCCCATGCCTCGCACCTCAGGATGACGAGCTGACAGTTGGGACGCGGGGATCGTCGGCGAGCAATTGCTACGCCCGCTGAACCCCGATCACGCGGCCTTTCTCGACCGCCAGCGCCAGCTCGCCGCGCTTGAGCTTCAGGGCGGCATCGCCGAACAGCTCGCGGCGCCAGCCGCGCAAGGCGGGGACGTCGGCCTCGTCGTCGGCTGCGATCTCTTCGAGATCGTCGACGGTTGCGATCACCTTGCTGGCGACCGCATGCTTCTCCGCGGTCATGCGCAGCAGGACCTTCAACAGCTCGACGATGGCGGCGCCGTTATTGTTGTTGCGCGGCTTCTCCAGCTTCGGCAGCGTGGCAGGATCGCGCGCCAGTCCGCGCGTGACCGCGGCGACGATGTCCGCGCCCCATTTGGACTTCTCGAAGCCCTTCGGTACCGAGCGCAAGTTTGCGAGCTTCTCCAGCGTGTTCGGCGCATGGGTGGCGATATCGCTGATGGCCTCGTCGCGCAGCACGCGGCCGCGCGGTACGTCACGGCTCTGCGCTTCCTGTTCGCGCCAGGCCGCGACCTCCATCAGCACCGCGAGATCCTTCGGCTTGCGCACCCGCGTCTTCAGCCGCTCCCAGGCGCGCTCGGGGTGGAAGTCGTAGGTCCTGGGCGAGGTCAGGACCTCCATCTCGATCGAGACCCATTCGCTGCGGCGGCGCTTCTTCAAATCGGCGTCGAGCGCTGCAAACACGTCGCGCAGGTGCGTGACGTCGGACACCGCGTAATGCATCTGCTCCTTGGTCAGCGGCCGGCGCGACCAGTCGGTGAAGCGATGCGTCTTGTCGGGGCGGTGGCCGGTGACCTTCTCGACCAGGGCGTCGTAGGCGATACTGTCGCCGTAACCGAGCACCATCGCGGCAACCTGGGTGTCGAACACCGGGTGCGGGATGATGTTGGCCTGGTGCCAGATGATCTCGATGTCCTGGCGGGCGGCGTGGAACACCTTCAGCACGGCCTCGTTGGCCATCAGCTCGAAGAACGGCTTGAGGTCGATGCCGGCGGCCAGGGTATCGACGACAATGGCTTCCTCGGCGCTGGCCATCTGCACCACGCATAGCAGCGGGTAGTAGGTGGTCTCGCGCAGGAACTCGGTATCGACGGTGATGACGGGGTGCTTGGCCAGCCGGCTGCAGGCAGCCGCGAGGTCAGCGGTGGTGGTAATCAAATCCATGAACGGCCCATGACACTTGATATCAGCCGATCTGCCGAAAGTGCTGTGATGTCAAGGGGCTCGATGCGAATTCGAGCCTTGAATCTGGGCCTGAATCGCTTTTTCCGACGAAATTCTTATTCGTAGCGAACCCGGTTGGTGGATTTCCGCGCGCAGGGCAGCGCCACCACGACCACGCACATTCCGACCAGCGCCAGCCCCAGGAACTCGATAACCAACAGATCCACGGCGAAATCTCCAGCAAGATAGGTAGATTTGTCGGGACTGCATTGAGGGTCTGTTAATCGCGATGGTTACCGGCGGAGCGACCGGGCAGATGGTGGACGTGGGGTTAACGGGGGCAGGGATGTGCACGGTGCCGTAGGGTGGGCAACGGCGCACTTGCGCCGTGCCCACCATCACTCTCGATAGCCAATAATGCGTGGGCACGCTTCGCTTTGCCCACCCTACGAGATCTCGCTCGTGGCTCGAAGCCCCTTACGGCAGCTTCAGCGACG
The sequence above is drawn from the Bradyrhizobium amphicarpaeae genome and encodes:
- a CDS encoding GNAT family N-acetyltransferase; its protein translation is MHGTRIPLAKPSSRAITVRLARDPNDLMLVTAIRSAVYLAEQDCPFEEEFDGNDMVAAHFIGFVGNEPAGCLRVRFFGDFAKVERLAVRHQYRRSRVSFKLVQASVDYVKRKGFRKIYGQAQDRLVDFWAHFGAKPLGHNRKVTFSDFSYTEMLLEIEPGPDAITLDSDPYVIIRPEGDWDRPGVLDASAGRAVTSPLRDLALADR
- a CDS encoding isochorismatase family protein; the encoded protein is MLASIHDDPPILVCADLQVEYLTPGRRHVILDGDAVTSRCLELLTLWRGNLWPVMHLKRIAQAAWFNPASRLTDWIAATKPRPGELTFEHPLPSAYSSSRFVDYMSNIRTVRCILIGFSLDETILATVAEGFHRSHRYQVVADAVACRQPGTGDAAAYKHAVVNVIGNFATIQPSAELLGTSGAVAV
- a CDS encoding aspartate aminotransferase family protein, which produces MSMLPNSQEARDVAYQLHSYTNARAHQQAGPLVIERGEGPYVFDASGKRYFEAMAGLWSVGLGFNEKRLVEAAHKQMLALPFYHTFSAKSHGPSIDLAEKLVALAPVPMSKVFFTNSGSEANDTVLKLIAYRSNSLGQPQRKKIISRMRGYHGVTIASASLTGLPNNHRSFDLPLPNILHTGSPHFYKDGAPGESEEAFATRRAEELEALIQKEGPETIAAFFGEPVMGAGGVVVPPATYWEKIQAVLKKYDILLVADEVICGFGRTGKMFGCETYGIKPDVMVVSKQITSSYFPLSAIIMNDRMFEPIADESNRIGVLGHGFTAGGHPVGSAIALENLKIIEERGLVAHAAELGAYMQGKLRELTSHPLVGEVRGVGMIAAIELVLDKGRKTAAATPGAVGGMASRMLQERGVISRNMLDAIAICPPLIVTKAQIDELVAAISGVLNDMKAEVAKLTPA
- the rnd gene encoding ribonuclease D, which translates into the protein MDLITTTADLAAACSRLAKHPVITVDTEFLRETTYYPLLCVVQMASAEEAIVVDTLAAGIDLKPFFELMANEAVLKVFHAARQDIEIIWHQANIIPHPVFDTQVAAMVLGYGDSIAYDALVEKVTGHRPDKTHRFTDWSRRPLTKEQMHYAVSDVTHLRDVFAALDADLKKRRRSEWVSIEMEVLTSPRTYDFHPERAWERLKTRVRKPKDLAVLMEVAAWREQEAQSRDVPRGRVLRDEAISDIATHAPNTLEKLANLRSVPKGFEKSKWGADIVAAVTRGLARDPATLPKLEKPRNNNNGAAIVELLKVLLRMTAEKHAVASKVIATVDDLEEIAADDEADVPALRGWRRELFGDAALKLKRGELALAVEKGRVIGVQRA